The window CGCGCTCATCGGGGCGCCGGAGCTCATCGTCGCCGATGAGCCGACCTCCTCCCTGGATTTCGACCGCCGCGAGGACTTCCTCGAGCTGCTTTTTCAGGAGTGCGAACGCGCCGGTGCAACGCTGGTGTTCGTGAGCCACGACCGCACCCTGGAGAGCATGTTCTCCCGCACAATCTCGCTCCCCGACGTCAACAAGGCGGTATCGTGATGCTGGTTCTGGATCTCGCGCTCAAGTCGCTCCGCAACCGCGCCTTCAGCACCTCGCTCACGGTGGGCTCCATCGCCCTCAGTGTCGCCCTCCTGGTCGGCGTCGAGAACGTGCGCGTGGGCATGCGCGAGAGCTTCTCCAACACCATCAGCCAGACCGACCTGATCGTGGGGACCAAGGGCGGCACGATTCAGCTGCTGCTGTATTCGGTCTTCGGCATGGGAGCGTCGACGGAGAACGTTTCCTGGGAGGCCTACAGGCAGTGGGCGGACCACCCCGCCGTCGCGTGGACCATTCCCTATAGCCTGGGGGACAGCCACAGAGGATTCCGGGTCATCGGCACGAACGAAGACTTCTATCGCCACTACCGCTACCGCGGAGGCCAGGAAATCGCGCTGGCGGAGGGACGGGCGAGCGAGAACCTGTACGACGTGACCCTGGGCGCGGACGTGGCGTCCGAGCTGAACTACTCGCTGGGCGACGAGATCGCGGTGACGCACGGGCTCGGCGAGGTGGGCTTCCTGGTCCACGACCACATGCCCTTCACGGTCGTGGGCGTCCTCGCCAAGACGTTCACCCCCGTTGACCGCGCCATCTACGTGACCCTCGAGGGCATGGAGGCCATCCACTGGGAGGACGGCCAGCCGCCGGCGTCGGACGACGAGGCCGAGGCGGCCCCAGCCGACGACGGCCACGCCCACGACGACGAAGCCGAAGCGGCTCCGGCGGACGACGGCCACGCTCACGACGACGAGGCCGAGGCGGCTCCCGCGGACGATGGCCACGCGCACGACGACGAGGCCGAAGCGGCTCCGGCGGACGACGGCCACGACCATGCGGAGGACATCTCGATCGAGGACGTCGAGATTACACAGGTGACCTCGTTCTTCGTGGGCACGACCGACCGCCGGGACGTGCTCCAGCTGCAGCGCGAGATCAACGACTTCGAGGACGAGCCGATGATGGCTGTGATCCCCGGAGTCGCCCTGAACGAGATGTGGCGGGGCCTTGGCTACGCCGAGACCGGCCTCCGGCTGATCTCGATCTTCGTCGTGCTGGTGGGGCTGCTGGGCATGCTGGTCTCACTCTACACATCCCTCAACGAGCGCCGCCGCGAGATGGCGATCCTGCGCGCCGTCGGAGCCGGACCCAGCCGGATCGTCGCCCTGCTTGTGCTCGAGTCGGTGTGCCTGGCCGCGGCGGGAGCGCTCGCAGGACTCGTGCTGGTGTACGTGTTGCTCTCAGCCGGACAGTCCCTTGTCGAGGCACAGGCGGGGCTCTTCATCCCGATTCGGCCCCCCGGCTCCGTCGAGCTGCTCTTCCTGGGCGCCGTGGTGACGGCCGGGTTCCTGATGGGCTTCGTGCCCGCCCTCAAAGCCTACCGCACCGCCCTCCACGACGGGCTGACGGTGCGGGTGTAGACGGGTGCTCTCAGTTCGAAGTCGGCCGAGCCACGGTTTCAAGACCTCTGTATAAATCCTTCCTTTTAAGCAATTAACGCGGTTTTCCGGAACTTCGACCACCGTGTCCCCCAGGTCGCGGGCGGGTGGTACGCCGAGTCGTCGTAGCGCCTTCCCAAGTCTTCGTTTCAAGAAAACCGCCCCGACTGGTCGCGTAACGAACCCCGGCACGAACGATGAAACACCCGCAGGCGATTCGAAGTCATAAATATCGAATCGGGCGAACGGGTGAATTACGTTGACACCCACTGTGGATTCGACCTATATTGCCGCCTGTCAGGTGGGGTGTCTGAGTGGCCGAAAGAGACGGTCTTGAAAACCGTTGTACCTTTGCGGGTACCGTGGGTTCGAATCCCACCCCCACCGTCCAGCGGTGTGGAAATCTCTTGGGAGAGGTGCGAGAGTGGCTGAATCGGATCGCCTGCTAAGCGATTGTGGGTCAAAAACCTACCGAGGGTTCGAATCCCTCCCTCTCCGTTCGTAGTCAAATTGCTGTTCTTCATCGGCAGAATGGCGGCCGCCGCCGGGTTCCGGACCGAACCGGGAGCCCCTTCCACGTATGCCACCGGGAGCACCATTTATGAGGTACCAGCTGAAGCGAATCGACCCATGGTCCGCGTGCAAGATTACCTTTCTCATCGCTGGCGCCGTGGGGTTCGTTATCGGAGCGCTTTACGCCGTGGCGATCACGATGATGGCGAGTTTCATGGGTAT is drawn from Gemmatimonadota bacterium and contains these coding sequences:
- a CDS encoding ABC transporter permease — encoded protein: MLVLDLALKSLRNRAFSTSLTVGSIALSVALLVGVENVRVGMRESFSNTISQTDLIVGTKGGTIQLLLYSVFGMGASTENVSWEAYRQWADHPAVAWTIPYSLGDSHRGFRVIGTNEDFYRHYRYRGGQEIALAEGRASENLYDVTLGADVASELNYSLGDEIAVTHGLGEVGFLVHDHMPFTVVGVLAKTFTPVDRAIYVTLEGMEAIHWEDGQPPASDDEAEAAPADDGHAHDDEAEAAPADDGHAHDDEAEAAPADDGHAHDDEAEAAPADDGHDHAEDISIEDVEITQVTSFFVGTTDRRDVLQLQREINDFEDEPMMAVIPGVALNEMWRGLGYAETGLRLISIFVVLVGLLGMLVSLYTSLNERRREMAILRAVGAGPSRIVALLVLESVCLAAAGALAGLVLVYVLLSAGQSLVEAQAGLFIPIRPPGSVELLFLGAVVTAGFLMGFVPALKAYRTALHDGLTVRV
- a CDS encoding ATP-binding cassette domain-containing protein, whose product is QMFNLIPYLSVLDNITLPVRMHAGRRARLDGAGVKETAALLAGHLHIGDLLKKPVTELSVGQQQRVAACRALIGAPELIVADEPTSSLDFDRREDFLELLFQECERAGATLVFVSHDRTLESMFSRTISLPDVNKAVS